CAGAATGCGGAGAAGCTGAAGGAGAACACCGCGTCGATTCACAAAATATTGGAGCTGATGTCGGAGATCACGCATCAAACCAACGTGCTGTCCATTAACGCGACGATTGAAGCAGCCCGTGCGGGGGCAGCAGGCAGCGGCTTCATGGTCGTAGCCAATGAAGTGCGCAGCTTGGCGGATCGTTCCAAGGAATCGATCCAGACCGTAGGCGCGATGATCAAGGATATCCGATCTGAAGTACAAGGCTCCGTTGATGCATTGACGTCGGCATCACCGCTCTTTGACGAGCAGCTGCATTCGGTTCAGGAAGCCCAGGGCGTATTCGATCATGTACGCTACGAGATGGATGCCCTTTTGGCCGAGATCCGCGAATCGACCCGGTCGGTAGAGGTACTGATCGGTTCCCAGCTTACCCTGACCGACTCGATCTCGGAGGCAAGCTCGATCGTTCAAGAGACCAGCGCCGCCACGGAGGAGGTCGCTTCGATGTCATCCGAGCAGTTCAAAGTGAGCGAGAAGCTGGTTGCCCTGTCTTCACGCTTGGAGGAGCTGTCGGAGGGTTTGCGCAAATCTTTGGTGATGTTTAGGACGTAAATGGTTTTCGATTGCTGCGTGAAAATGATGTGCTTATGCAGCACTCCGCATGCGGATCATGCTTCCGATCCCTGTTACCCCCGGATTTCTATTGGAATCATATTTATGGTTGAAATCCGGGGATAAAGGGGACTTCTGCAGTATAAGTGGAAGAAGGGGACAACATCGTAAATCACCTGCTGTAAAAAGTAATGACAGACATACTGATTGGGGGTACCATTTATATAAATGCACTTTTTTAAACGATCGGTCGTTAAATTATTGACAGTACATTGTTATAATCCTTATAATGGCATTAATTCAAATGAAGGGAGCCTGAGGGTTATCAAGAAAAGAGAGATTACATCAAGTCATATCATCCAAGCAGCATATGAGCTGTTTGCAGAGCATGGGATAGAGAGAACGAGTTTGGGGTTGATTTCAAAAAAAGTAGGCATAACCAAATCCTCTATATACTACCATTTTGCAACAAAAGAAGAGTTGATTAGCCGAACCTTTGAGTATATTTTTAAAGATCATTATTTTGCTGCTTACTTTGATAATGAATCCGTTAATAAAGACAATTTTATAGAGACGATAATTAGAGGCGGTTTAAACATGCTGCCAAGCGATGGCCAAGAGTATCGTTCAACCTTAAGAGTGCTTAGTGAGTTCACGATGCTAGCCGAGCGTGATGACCAATTTAGAGCTCCCTTATTGAAAGTTCAACAAGATTTTGTCAACGGTTTTTATAATTTATTGTCAAAAGGCGCCGAATGGGATCTAGTTGAACCTACAAAAATCGAAGTAAGTTCTAAAATTCTCGCCCTGCTTATTGATAATTTGTCTAGATGCAAAATGATGAAGATGGATTTGGAATATCAGATGATTTGGGAAGAGACTGTTAATCGAATTATGATTCGAGAAAATACATAGTTAGCTTATAAGGAGCGATCCAATTGAAACATATTATTATTACAGGTACATCAAGAGGTATCGGTGAATCTTTGGCTAATCAATTAATCGATAAGAACCACCACCTTATATGCATCTCTAGAACCACGAACCAACGGATTATCGATCTAGCCAAGGAGAGAGACTGCAAAATTGATTATTTTAATTTTGATTTAACAAACATTGGCGAGATTGATCAACTTTTCGAAGACATCTTCAGTCAAATTGAGCTTTATTCCAACGATGAGGGGATTTATCTTATCAATAATGCCGCCATGTTGACTCCAGTGAGCCCAATTGAACGGATAGAAACTGAAAAAATAATAGAGAACATCCATTTAAATCTATTAGCACCAATGATAATAATCGCAAACTATCTTAAACGTAGCAAAGATATGAATGTGGACAAAAGAATTCTAAATATATCCTCAGCATCTGCAAAATTTTTATTACCGTCACAAAGCTGTTACAGTACTGCAAAAGCTGGCCTTGACTCGTTTACTAAAAGTATAGACATCGAGCAAAAGCTCGTGACATATCCAGCAAAAGTAGTCGCTATATATCCAGGTATGATCGACACCAATTTACAATCGGAAATTCGATCCGTAAGTAATGATCTTTTCCCATATGTTAATGAATTCATTCAACTTTCTGAGGAAGGGAAATTACAAACGCCTGAATACACTGCGCACAAATTAATCGAGATTCTGCTAAGCGAAGATTTTGGTAAAGCTGTTGTTATTGAAACCATTGATCAATGATCCAAATAATTGCCTACAGACACAATTAATATTCGGAAATGAATGCCACACAGTATACGACAGACAACTACATACTAAACCATTGAGTGAAGAAAAACAGCCGTCTCTAATAGAGATTCGGCTGTTTTTTCATGGAGTGGACGTTATTCACGGGTTAGTGGATGTTCTAATTCCACATGACCCATTAAGCTTTCAGTTGCATCTCCGTCAACAAGCAGATCAATACTGCTTATTTCTTCAAACTGAAAAAATGTTTCTTTCAGGGCATCGATGGCTAGAAGTTCTCCTCCAGCACCTAATCTTGCTTCATCCGGAATATGCACATCAAGTGTCAATTTTCCTTGATTAAACGTTGATGAGAGTAAATCAATACTATTCCACAATGAGATCAATTCAGTTTGATCGTTACTTTTAAGGGCAGCAAACGTTTTACTGTATTTGTCGGAGTCATCCTCAAAAGTAATTTTCTTCGTACTTTGTTCTAGTTTGTATAGTTGGCCGTCCGCGTAAAAAACCTGAATTTCTTGAGATTGTTCGCCCTCCTCGTCCTGATTAGCTGATGGCACGGGTGCAGTACTTGCAGGGTCAGAACCCTGCACTGGATCAGAAGAAGTAGGCTTGCTACCACACCCCACCGCTAGTATGCTTATGGCACAAATTGCGATAGCAAGATAGATCCCTTTTTTCATAGAAGCACATCCTCTTAAAATAATCGTTGTTTTATAACGTCAGATATTCTTTTATTCCATCAACAATGGCCTGTGCCGCTTTATTTTGATTGGTTTCTGACATCATGGCCTCCTCCTCAGATTTGTTACTTAAAAATCCGACTTCCAAGAGAACCGCAGACATTGTGGTTTCCCGGATGACCTGGTAGTTTCCGTTCTTAACACCACGATCTTGAAATCCCAAGGCCTTAATCAAATTTTTATGAATGAGGTCTGCTAGTTCTTTACTACTTTCACGTTGGTAATAATACGTTTCGGTTCCCGATACTTGAGGAGCAGCCTTTACGCTGTTCCCGTGTATAGAAACAAACACATCCGCCTTTAGATCATTAGCAAGTTTAACTCGTTCCGATCGTGTAGGGTAAATATCCGTTTCACGAGTCATAATCACTTCTATGCTAGGTTCTTGTTGCAAGAGAGCCTGAACTTTAAGGCCTAAAGCAAGGGTGAAAATCTTCTCAGGTTTTTTCGTGAAACTTATTGTACCTGGATCACTTCCACCATGTCCCGGATCAATAACGACTATTTTCTTGCCACTGTTGACAGGAGTTGCAGGTGCAGGGTCGTTTACCATACTCAAATCAAGGATGAATTTGCCGGCGATGGTCTGCTGCTCATAATTGACCGAACGAACATTGTTTAATTCAATCACGATTCGAACTTGAGCAGGGTCATTTTTGAAAAGAGAATAACGTATATCGGTAATATTTGGAGATTCACTAGTATCCAATCTCTCCATGGCTCCGCTAGAGAGTGCTTGTCCCATATCTCCCAAGTTGGTAGATGGGAAATCCACGACGATTCGTTCAGGGTTTTGAAGAGTAGTTATGACTGGAGTAACTTCATGGTCTAACGAAACCACCAGTTGGTTATTTGCATAGTTTATTTCATGAATTTGCTTAGTGGTTGCTTCGATCCCACTTTCATTAGAGGGTTGGGATGGAAGGGATGTATTGCTAGATAGAGTAACAATCTTGTCTTTGTTATTCCAGCCAACGCTCAGACCCATTTCTTCACTAACAAAACGCATGGGTACGACAACCGTATTCTTAATCATTTGAGGAGCAACGTTGAGCGTCACAGTGTTGTTTTCGACTAAAGCCTCATTTTTTCCAACAGTCAATGAAATTGCTTTAGAACCTTGTTGAATATGTACATTTTGTGTTTTTTTGTCCCAGTTCACATTGAACTTTAAATTCTCAGCGACTACTCGAATTGGAATCATGATGTTGTTGCGTACATTAACGACTTCAACAGAATTAGGTAACCCAAGCTCCTGGCCATCTAAAAATATTTTTGTTTGATTTGTAGCCGCTTGAGCGTGCATAGGGTTTAGAAAGAGTAGCAGTGCAGTAAACAGTAGCATCATTATAGATTTCTTCATTTTACACCTCGGTTTAAATTTACGGAATTACTAAACTTCTAGCTGAAAGACATGGTTACCATACGGTTTTCATCTATGAAAAGAAATCACAGGAAAATAACCTAATACTTAAACTAACCAATTCATAAGAGAACTGATGTTATGAAATTGAAAGGTATCAAGTTAGCGGGGATAACCAATCACCTCCTAAGACTCGCGAGTTAGTTCAAAAGCTGAAAGTACAAACTACTAAATTATGACATCATTCTGCAATTATACATATTTATCCTGTGAAAATGTACCAAAATTTGAAAATATCAGTTGAAGCTTATGTGAAAAATTAAATTTTTGGCAATCCGTAATGTGCCTGCATTACGCAATGAATTAAGCTAACGGGACACGATCGTTCAATGCTAAAAGACTGCCTATAGGCAGTTTCAAATAAACTGGATTCATGCGTATTATTGTCGATATCGCCCCTGAACCGCTTCAGGCAGTTCCTCGAAGGCAACCTCTTCCCAATGCGTGACCCCCCGAAGCAGCGTGTGATATAGCTGTACATAAGCTCCTTCTCTTAATTGCTTTCCGGTCGAAAACCCAAGCCTGCGTTCATTTCCTTTCACATTATATGAAGTCAGCTCATAGTTGTAACGTCCATTGTCATCTTGAATACCGAGGCCGGTTATCATCGTATAATAGATGTTTTTTCCTGCAGAATTTTCAGGGGTCAGCTTCTCCGAATCCCAGAAGAACATCCACAAGCATGCTCCAATCACGATGATGAGCCCCAGGACTTGTACTGTTTTTTTCAATATAAAATCCTCCTAAGCGTAATCAGGATGATACAATGTCTTTATTCTTCAACCGGCGAATAGACATCGATGAAAAAATGATAATGAAAGCCAAATTGATCAACCAAAACAGAATGTTCTGCATGCCTGTTAACGGATCTTGACTCATCACACTCATCCCGATGTTGAGTAACGAGAACGGGAAAAATATTCCTAACTTGGCAATATACATACCCAGACCAATAAAGACCGCGCACAAACTAATGCCGATCGGCGTGGCAAAGCTGCGGATCCGCAGCGAAAGCCCCAATTGTAGAGCAGTTATGGACATACACGCATACCATCCACGGATCATCCAACCTATAGTTTCTACAGGGAAATGCCCTGGTAAGGAGAATAAGGTGCCTGCCAGCCAATAGAGTCCCATGAACAGTACTTGTGCGAACAAGATTAATATGCCGACTACCATCCATTTGGCAAGAAACACGCTGGCAATCGAAACAGGAGAGGTCATAACCATATTCCAATTCCGGTTTAAATGCTCCAGCCTACCAATATAGGAACAGCAGATGGAAATCAGAATAGGCAGGAAAAACACACCGTAGAATAGGGCGACTTGGGTCCACAGGCTGTACCAACCATTTTGCAGGGCGTCCTGGTTAAAATAATAATTCGCACATCCAATCAACAAACTTAGAATTGGAAGTACCGCGATGATAAGGCCAATTCGAGAATGACGCAGTTTTATC
This Paenibacillus sp. JZ16 DNA region includes the following protein-coding sequences:
- a CDS encoding TetR/AcrR family transcriptional regulator translates to MHFFKRSVVKLLTVHCYNPYNGINSNEGSLRVIKKREITSSHIIQAAYELFAEHGIERTSLGLISKKVGITKSSIYYHFATKEELISRTFEYIFKDHYFAAYFDNESVNKDNFIETIIRGGLNMLPSDGQEYRSTLRVLSEFTMLAERDDQFRAPLLKVQQDFVNGFYNLLSKGAEWDLVEPTKIEVSSKILALLIDNLSRCKMMKMDLEYQMIWEETVNRIMIRENT
- a CDS encoding (S)-benzoin forming benzil reductase: MKHIIITGTSRGIGESLANQLIDKNHHLICISRTTNQRIIDLAKERDCKIDYFNFDLTNIGEIDQLFEDIFSQIELYSNDEGIYLINNAAMLTPVSPIERIETEKIIENIHLNLLAPMIIIANYLKRSKDMNVDKRILNISSASAKFLLPSQSCYSTAKAGLDSFTKSIDIEQKLVTYPAKVVAIYPGMIDTNLQSEIRSVSNDLFPYVNEFIQLSEEGKLQTPEYTAHKLIEILLSEDFGKAVVIETIDQ
- a CDS encoding GerMN domain-containing protein; the protein is MKKGIYLAIAICAISILAVGCGSKPTSSDPVQGSDPASTAPVPSANQDEEGEQSQEIQVFYADGQLYKLEQSTKKITFEDDSDKYSKTFAALKSNDQTELISLWNSIDLLSSTFNQGKLTLDVHIPDEARLGAGGELLAIDALKETFFQFEEISSIDLLVDGDATESLMGHVELEHPLTRE
- a CDS encoding N-acetylmuramoyl-L-alanine amidase family protein, which codes for MKKSIMMLLFTALLLFLNPMHAQAATNQTKIFLDGQELGLPNSVEVVNVRNNIMIPIRVVAENLKFNVNWDKKTQNVHIQQGSKAISLTVGKNEALVENNTVTLNVAPQMIKNTVVVPMRFVSEEMGLSVGWNNKDKIVTLSSNTSLPSQPSNESGIEATTKQIHEINYANNQLVVSLDHEVTPVITTLQNPERIVVDFPSTNLGDMGQALSSGAMERLDTSESPNITDIRYSLFKNDPAQVRIVIELNNVRSVNYEQQTIAGKFILDLSMVNDPAPATPVNSGKKIVVIDPGHGGSDPGTISFTKKPEKIFTLALGLKVQALLQQEPSIEVIMTRETDIYPTRSERVKLANDLKADVFVSIHGNSVKAAPQVSGTETYYYQRESSKELADLIHKNLIKALGFQDRGVKNGNYQVIRETTMSAVLLEVGFLSNKSEEEAMMSETNQNKAAQAIVDGIKEYLTL
- a CDS encoding YxeA family protein, whose protein sequence is MKKTVQVLGLIIVIGACLWMFFWDSEKLTPENSAGKNIYYTMITGLGIQDDNGRYNYELTSYNVKGNERRLGFSTGKQLREGAYVQLYHTLLRGVTHWEEVAFEELPEAVQGRYRQ
- a CDS encoding ABC transporter permease; this translates as MKRSISAEWIKLRHSRIGLIIAVLPILSLLIGCANYYFNQDALQNGWYSLWTQVALFYGVFFLPILISICCSYIGRLEHLNRNWNMVMTSPVSIASVFLAKWMVVGILILFAQVLFMGLYWLAGTLFSLPGHFPVETIGWMIRGWYACMSITALQLGLSLRIRSFATPIGISLCAVFIGLGMYIAKLGIFFPFSLLNIGMSVMSQDPLTGMQNILFWLINLAFIIIFSSMSIRRLKNKDIVSS